The Bacteroidota bacterium genome segment GTTACAAATCTTAATAAATCCATTTTTGTTGTCATAGGAGTAATTTTCTTTTAAGTTTTTAATTTTAGAAGTATCCTTCCTTTTTTCTATCTTCCATTGCGGTATCCGATCTTTTATCATCAGCTCTGCCTGCTCTTTCTGTAACACGAAAAGCAGCAACTTCGGCAATTATATCATTAATATTACTTACTCCTGATTCAATTGCACCTGTACATGTAATATCACCTATCGTTCTGAATCGCACATCTTTTTCTACAACTTTTTCTGTGTCTTTCATTGGGTTAAAGTCTGATTCTGCAAGCCAAACACCATCTCTTTGAAATACTCTTTTTTTATGAACAAAATATAAAGATGGAAGTTCAATATTTTCTTTTTTAATGTATTGCCAAACATCAAGTTCTGTCCAGTTACTTATTGGAAAAACACGAAAATGCTCTCCATAATTTTTTCTTCCGTTGAACAAATTCCATAGTTCAGGTCTTTGATTTTTTGGATCCCATTCACCAAATTCATTTCTGTGAGAAAAGAATCTTTCTTTAGCACGAGCTTTTTCTTCGTCTCTACGTCCACCACCTAAGGCAGCATCAAACTTATGTTTTTCAATTGTTTCAAGTAAAGTTACGGATTGCAGGTAATTCCTACTTGAATTTATTCCTGTTTCTTCTTTTACTTTTCCTGCATCAATAGAATCTTGAACTAAACCTACGACCAATTCTACTTCATATTTTTTTGCCATTTTATCCCTGTATTCAATGGTTTCTTTAAAGTTATGACCTGTATCAACATGAACAATAGGGAAAGGTATTCTTGCAGGATAAAAAGCTTTTTGTGCTAAATGTAGCATTAGCATTGAATCTTTTCCACCTGAAAATAAAAGCATTGGCTTTTCGAATTGAGTGGCAATTTCTCTAATTACAAAAACTGCTTCTGATTCGAGCTGTTCAAGATTTGAAAGTATGTAATCCATAATTTGATTTTATGTTATTTTTTAATTTTATCAATTATTGAGTCATAAAGCAAATTGATTGCTTTATCAATTGTTAATTCCTCTGTTTTTAATTTCAAAAAAGGGTTAAATGGTTTTTCGTATTCTGAATCTATTCCTGTAAAATTTTTAATTTCCCCTCTTTTTAC includes the following:
- the cysD gene encoding sulfate adenylyltransferase subunit CysD; translated protein: MDYILSNLEQLESEAVFVIREIATQFEKPMLLFSGGKDSMLMLHLAQKAFYPARIPFPIVHVDTGHNFKETIEYRDKMAKKYEVELVVGLVQDSIDAGKVKEETGINSSRNYLQSVTLLETIEKHKFDAALGGGRRDEEKARAKERFFSHRNEFGEWDPKNQRPELWNLFNGRKNYGEHFRVFPISNWTELDVWQYIKKENIELPSLYFVHKKRVFQRDGVWLAESDFNPMKDTEKVVEKDVRFRTIGDITCTGAIESGVSNINDIIAEVAAFRVTERAGRADDKRSDTAMEDRKKEGYF